The Macaca nemestrina isolate mMacNem1 chromosome 12, mMacNem.hap1, whole genome shotgun sequence genome contains a region encoding:
- the C12H11orf86 gene encoding uncharacterized protein C11orf86 homolog isoform X2, translating to MGTGLRSQSLRGPRPSYGKLQEPWGRAQEGQLRRALSLRQGREKSRSQGLDRGTEGPDATAQERVPGSLGDTQQLIQAQRGSSRRWLRRYQQVRRRWERFVAIFPSVTPNQLASP from the exons ATGGGAACAGGGCTGCGAAGCCAGTCCTTGCGAGGGCCCCGACCCTCCTATGGAAAGCTGCAGGAACCCTGGGGGAGGGCCCAGGAGGGCCAACTCCGCAGGGCGCTAAGCCTCAGACAGGGGCGAGAGAAGTCCAGGTCCCAGGGCCTCGACAGAGGCACAGAAGGGCCAGATGCCACTGCCCAGGAGCGGGTGCCAGGGAGCCTGGGGGACACACAGCAGCTGATCCAAGCCCAGCGAGGAAGCAGCCGGCGGTGGCTGAGGCGGTACCAACAG GTAAGAAGAAGGTGGGAGAGATTTGTCGCCATCTTCCCCAGCGTGACTCCGAATCAGCTGGCCTCCCCGTAG
- the C12H11orf86 gene encoding uncharacterized protein C11orf86 homolog isoform X1 — protein MGTGLRSQSLRGPRPSYGKLQEPWGRAQEGQLRRALSLRQGREKSRSQGLDRGTEGPDATAQERVPGSLGDTQQLIQAQRGSSRRWLRRYQQQVRRRWERFVAIFPSVTPNQLASP, from the exons ATGGGAACAGGGCTGCGAAGCCAGTCCTTGCGAGGGCCCCGACCCTCCTATGGAAAGCTGCAGGAACCCTGGGGGAGGGCCCAGGAGGGCCAACTCCGCAGGGCGCTAAGCCTCAGACAGGGGCGAGAGAAGTCCAGGTCCCAGGGCCTCGACAGAGGCACAGAAGGGCCAGATGCCACTGCCCAGGAGCGGGTGCCAGGGAGCCTGGGGGACACACAGCAGCTGATCCAAGCCCAGCGAGGAAGCAGCCGGCGGTGGCTGAGGCGGTACCAACAG CAGGTAAGAAGAAGGTGGGAGAGATTTGTCGCCATCTTCCCCAGCGTGACTCCGAATCAGCTGGCCTCCCCGTAG